From Daucus carota subsp. sativus chromosome 6, DH1 v3.0, whole genome shotgun sequence, the proteins below share one genomic window:
- the LOC108224269 gene encoding uncharacterized protein LOC108224269 isoform X1 — translation MMRRRDFHMYSALLILVLFSFTDETVTTSVTDDDIISRFQQYLKINTAHPNPKYYEAADFILSEAKALSLESQSIEFVKGKPLVILKWPGKDTTLQSILLNSHTDVVPVEDHKWVLPPFEARVENGNVYARGSQDMKCVGLQYLEAIRKLKDSGFRPLRDVYLSFVPDEEIGGHDGAEKFANSEVFERMNVGIVLDEGLPSTNEKYRVFYAERSPWWLVIKSTGAPGHGAKLYDNTAMENLFKSIESIRRFRGAQFDLVKAGLTAEGEVVSVNMVALKAGTPSPTGFVMNLQPSEAEAAFDIRVPPTADQASLERRIAEEWAPTSRNMTFELGQFKQKVSAYDKFGQPILTATDQSNHWWSLLEDAIAKANGKLEKPEIFPASTDARYFRDRGLPAIGFSPMANTPILLHDHNEFLNKDEYLRGIEIYESIIKVYASFGDTKDSTRDEL, via the exons ATGATGAGAAGAAGAGATTTTCATATGTACTCTGCATTACTAATACTTGTGTTATTCAGTTTCACTGATGAAACAGTGACAACTTCAGTGACTGATGATGATATCATCTCAAGATTCCAACAATACCTGAAAATAAACACAGCCCATCCAAACCCCAAGTACTATGAAGCAGCTGATTTCATACTGTCTGAAGCAAAGGCTTTGTCTTTAGAATCACAGTCAATTGAGTTTGTGAAAGGGAAGCCCCTTGTTATACTCAAGTGGCCTGGAAAGGACACAACTTTACAGTCCATTCTGCTGAATTCACACACTGATGTTGTCCCTGTTGAGGACCACAAGTGGGTACTGCCCCCTTTTGAGGCCCGTGTCGAAAATGGGAATGTTTATGCTAGAGGGTCTCAGGATATGAAGTGTGTAGGGTTGCAGTACTTGGAGGCCATTAGGAAGCTTAAAGATTCGGGCTTTAGGCCTTTACGCGATGTTTATTTGTCGTTTGTGCCTGATGAGGAGATTGGAGGGCATGATGGGGCTGAAAAGTTTGCGAATTCGGAGGTTTTTGAGAGGATGAATGTGGGGATTGTGTTGGATGAGGGGTTGCCGTCGACTAATGAGAAGTATAGAGTGTTTTATGCTGAGAGGTCTCCATGGTGGCTGGTTATTAAGTCTACTGGTGCTCCTGGACATGGTGCTAAGCTTTATGATAATACTGCTATGGAGAATTTGTTTAAGAGTATTGAGAGTATTAGGAGGTTTAGAGGTGCTCAATTTGATTTGGTTAAGGCCGGGTTGACGGCTGAAGGCGAGGTTGTTTCCGTAAATATGGTAGCCCTCAAAGCTGGCACTCCGTCTCCAACT GGTTTTGTCATGAATCTCCAGCCATCTGAAGCTGAGGCTGCTTTTGATATTCGAGTGCCACCAACTGCTGATCAAGCTTCCTTGGAGAGACGAATTGCTGAAGAATGGGCGCCGACTTCACGTAACATGACATTTGAG CTTGGGCAGTTTAAGCAGAAGGTTTCCGCATATGACAAGTTTGGACAACCTATCCTCACAGCTACAGATCAATCCAATCATTGGTGGTCACTATTAGAAGATGCAATCGCCAAAGCTAATGGGAAACTTGAAAAGCCCGAGATTTTTCCTGCCTCAACAGATGCTCGTTACTTTAGGGATCGAGGTTTACCAGCAATTGGCTTTTCTCCCATGGCAAACACTCCTATTCTCCTTCATGACCACAACGAG TTTCTGAACAAGGATGAATACCTGAGAGGAATCGAGATTTATGAGTCCATAATCAAAGTGTACGCATCTTTTGGTGATACAAAAGATAGCACCAGAGACGAGCTCTAA
- the LOC108224521 gene encoding uncharacterized protein LOC108224521, which translates to MDFLKKIRKKAHKQAPLNDSDAKSAQQSEQAAAEQNVDALGKSISVEPEDNNDNGDEEDDDDDFITNEVKRRLKELRRNSFMVLIPEETCPEEEEEGEEEEGETSSADWRDVEAEGRQFWSGFAEVYDKYCERMLLFDRLSAQQLNDIGSQFSSTPSPRSRDTGPQGSSTPSPRFTSKKLASPLRCLSLKKFEEPGDETEQLQELPNSPLQDLEVAYAAHICLTWELLHCQYTYLSQKISVEPENSCTYNYSAQQFQQFQVLLQRFVENEPFEQGHRPEIYAQTRKSLPKLLHVPMVQGLDKKEVKEEESDLKVLAPDLIKTIESSILTFHHFLKMDKKKSGGVRDLFGGQTQLPTPLQQVQSSLKQKEIKLKELRKKRKGWKKKSWPATEEDVELLLGLIDVKILRRVLRMARISREQLLWCEEKMKKLDLSKGKLQRDPSPILFPC; encoded by the exons ATGGATTTCctgaaaaaaataagaaaaaaagcCCACAAACAAGCCCCGCTGAATGATTCAGACGCTAAGTCTGCTCAGCAGTCAGAACAGGCAGCTGCTGAACAGAATGTTGATGCATTGGGCAAATCAATCAGTGTTGAGCCTGAAGACAATAATGATAATGGTGATGAGGAGGATGATGACGATGATTTCATTACGAATGAAGTGAAAAGGAGGTTGAAGGAGCTGCGGAGGAATAGCTTTATGGTGCTGATCCCGGAGGAAACGTGCCCCGAAGAGGAGGAGGAGGGGGAGGAGGAGGAAGGCGAGACGAGCTCGGCTGATTGGAGGGATGTGGAAGCGGAAGGGAGGCAGTTCTGGTCGGGGTTCGCGGAGGTGTATGATAAGTATTGTGAAAGAATGCTGTTGTTTGATCGCTTGAGTGCTCAGCAGCTCAACGACATTG GTTCTCAATTTTCATCAACTCCGTCACCAAGGTCTCGTGATACAGGTCCTCAAGGTTCATCGACTCCGTCACCAAGGTTTACTTCTAAGAAGCTTGCATCCCCTTTGCGATGCCTATCCCTGAAAAAGTTTGAAGAGCCTGGGGATGAGACTGAACAGTTACAGGAGCTCCCTAACAGCCCATTACAAGATCTTGAAGTCGCATATGCTGCTCATATATGCTTAACTTGGGAGTTGCTCCATTGCCAGTACACATATTTAAGCCAGAAAATATCTGTTGAACCTGAAAATTCCTGCACCTACAATTACAGTGCTCAGCAATTCCAACAGTTTCAGGTTTTGTTACAGAGGTTTGTCGAAAATGAACCTTTTGAACAGGGTCACAGGCCGGAAATATATGCTCAAACTAGAAAATCGCTCCCCAAATTACTGCATGTTCCAATGGTGCAAG GTTTAGACAAAAAAGAGGTGAAAGAAGAGGAGTCAGATCTGAAGGTACTTGCTCCagatttaattaaaacaatagaGAGCTCAATCCTCACATTCCACCActtcttgaaaatggacaagAAGAAATCAGGTGGTGTCCGTGACCTTTTTGGAGGTCAGACTCAGTTGCCTACTCCCCTCCAACAAGTTCAGTCATCTCTTAAACAG AAAGAGATTAAATTGAAGGAATTGCGCAAAAAGAGGAAGGGTTGGAAGAAGAAATCTTGGCCAGCAACAGAAGAGGACGTGGAGCTCTTGTTAGGACTGATCGATGTCAAAATCTTGCGCAGGGTTTTACGGATGGCGAGGATCAGCAGAGAGCAGTTGCTTTGGTGtgaagagaagatgaagaaactaGACTTGTCAAAAGGAAAGCTGCAGAGAGATCCATCTCCTATACTTTTTCCTTGCTAA
- the LOC108228038 gene encoding uncharacterized protein LOC108228038 isoform X1: MHLVPGDSQPEDCSETEPILAPSGTALRSVESSSIEIRTVVDDPSVTSDVLQSYVDESCSLVNADQQQCRICLDNGGEDLIAPCHCRGTQKFVHRSCLDNWRSTRLIMQEGFAFSHCTECRAMFILRANVPPERWWLRLKFQFLVARDHAFIFVIVQLVVAFLGILVYNLYGEELREMFGYAEHPYAFYTMAVLAIVLVGLLYGFFIAIICGQRISERHHHVLAKQELTKEYIVEDREANKNVAELDASHVTELRMLGLY; the protein is encoded by the exons ATGCATTTAGTACCGGGTGATAGCCAGCCTGAAGATTGTTCTGAAACAGAACCAATATTAGCTCCCTCTGGTACTGCACTTAGATCTGTGGAATCATCATCAATTGAAATACGAACTGTAGTTGATGATCCTTCTGTGACGTCGGATGTTTTGCAAAGTTACGTGGACGAAAGTTGTAGTCTGGTAAATGCAGACCAGCAACAATGCCGTATCTGCCTTGACAATGGAG gtGAAGATTTGATTGCACCATGCCACTGCAGAGGTACCCAGAAGTTTGTGCACAGATCATGTCTTGACAACTGGAGATCAACCAGG TTAATTATGCAGGAGGGTTTTGCTTTCTCTCACTGTACAGAGTGTAGGGCCATGTTCATATTACGTGCAAATGTACCACCAGAACGCTGGTGGTTGAGATTGAAATTTCAGTTCCTTGTTGCTAGAGACCATGCATTCATATTTGTTATTGTTCAGCTG GTTGTAGCATTCTTAGGCATCTTGGTGTACAATTTATACGGAGAAGAGCTCAGGGAAATGTTTGGCTATGCAGAACATCCATATGCATTTTATACTATGGCTG TTTTAGCTATTGTTCTGGTGGGCTTGCTTTATGGATTCTTTATAGCAATAATATGCGGTCAGAGGATTAGTGAGCGTCATCACCATGTTCTTGCCAAGCAAGAGCTGACAAAG GAATATATAGTAGAAGATCGAGAAGCTAATAAAAATGTTGCGGAGCTTGATGCCAGCCATGTTACAGAGTTAAGAATGTTGGGCCTCTATTAA
- the LOC108228038 gene encoding uncharacterized protein LOC108228038 isoform X2, with protein MHLVPGDSQPEDCSETEPILAPSGTALRSVESSSIEIRTVVDDPSVTSDVLQSYVDESCSLVNADQQQCRICLDNGGEDLIAPCHCRGTQKFVHRSCLDNWRSTREGFAFSHCTECRAMFILRANVPPERWWLRLKFQFLVARDHAFIFVIVQLVVAFLGILVYNLYGEELREMFGYAEHPYAFYTMAVLAIVLVGLLYGFFIAIICGQRISERHHHVLAKQELTKEYIVEDREANKNVAELDASHVTELRMLGLY; from the exons ATGCATTTAGTACCGGGTGATAGCCAGCCTGAAGATTGTTCTGAAACAGAACCAATATTAGCTCCCTCTGGTACTGCACTTAGATCTGTGGAATCATCATCAATTGAAATACGAACTGTAGTTGATGATCCTTCTGTGACGTCGGATGTTTTGCAAAGTTACGTGGACGAAAGTTGTAGTCTGGTAAATGCAGACCAGCAACAATGCCGTATCTGCCTTGACAATGGAG gtGAAGATTTGATTGCACCATGCCACTGCAGAGGTACCCAGAAGTTTGTGCACAGATCATGTCTTGACAACTGGAGATCAACCAGG GAGGGTTTTGCTTTCTCTCACTGTACAGAGTGTAGGGCCATGTTCATATTACGTGCAAATGTACCACCAGAACGCTGGTGGTTGAGATTGAAATTTCAGTTCCTTGTTGCTAGAGACCATGCATTCATATTTGTTATTGTTCAGCTG GTTGTAGCATTCTTAGGCATCTTGGTGTACAATTTATACGGAGAAGAGCTCAGGGAAATGTTTGGCTATGCAGAACATCCATATGCATTTTATACTATGGCTG TTTTAGCTATTGTTCTGGTGGGCTTGCTTTATGGATTCTTTATAGCAATAATATGCGGTCAGAGGATTAGTGAGCGTCATCACCATGTTCTTGCCAAGCAAGAGCTGACAAAG GAATATATAGTAGAAGATCGAGAAGCTAATAAAAATGTTGCGGAGCTTGATGCCAGCCATGTTACAGAGTTAAGAATGTTGGGCCTCTATTAA
- the LOC108225907 gene encoding uncharacterized protein LOC108225907 — MGDTTDPTDPNYDPFKDPKRKAKSTDPGWKYGFWPDLNNKNVVQCNLCKKNVCSGVRRLKQHLAGGYPDVAMCLKTTTAIQKEMKEYIDKVAKKPVTMDDDMNVDDDEVPVQAASTAASNMRSQEETTSKRKNVFQIPATKSAKSISSMIRKTPEEVVEERHNKGPSQTTIENCTKSEEEKDRVKMHIANFFYECGIPFNAANSRSYEIMVESIGQFGPGLKPPSYHELRVPLLEKAKKETDKLRERHEKAWRQYGCTLMSDRWSDKRGRHLINFLVNSPEGTFFLKSVDVSSEIQDAVMLANLFEKQIDEIGRDIVVQVVTDNGANFKAAGGLLCRRIPTLYWTPCAAHCLDLMLEDIAKLKEFDSTITHGRNITTFVYRQGRLLSAMREKTLGIDLVRTAATRFATAFLTLQRFAIGLSLLCFL, encoded by the exons ATGGGGGACACAACTGACCCAACTGATCCTAATTATGATCCGTTTAAAGACCCTAAACGGAAGGCCAAGTCAACTGACCCGGGATGGAAATACGGTTTCTGGCCTGATTTGAACAATAAAAATGTGGTGCAGTGCAACCTTTGTAAAAAAAATGTGTGTTCAGGGGTAAGAAGATTGAAGCAGCACCTTGCGGGAGGATATCCGGATGTAGCAATGTGTTTGAAAACTACAACAGCAATTCAGAAAGAAATGAAGGAGTATATTGATAAAGTTGCGAAGAAGCCGGTGACAATGGATGATGATATGAATGTTGACGATGATGAGGTTCCAGTACAAGCTGCATCTACTGCTGCCTCTAATATGCGCAGCCAGGAGGAAACAACATCTAAAAGGAAGAATGTTTTCCAAATACCAGCAACAAAATCAGCCAAGTCGATATCTTCTATGATCCGAAAGACACCTGAAGAAGTAGTTGAGGAGAGACACAACAAGGGTCCATCTCAAACAACTATTGAAAACTGcacaaaatctgaagaagaGAAGGATAGAGTGAAAATGCATATAGCCAACTTTTTCTATGAATGTGGCATACCATTCAATGCTGCAAACTCTAGGAGTTATGAGATTATGGTTGAGTCTATTGGGCAGTTTGGACCTGGTTTAAAGCCGCCAAGCTATCATGAGTTGCGGGTTCCACTACTTGAGAAAGCAAAGAAAGAGACAGACAAGCTAAGGGAAAGACACGAAAAAGCTTGGAGGCAGTATGGATGTACACTAATGTCTGATAGATGGTCAGATAAGAGGGGGAGACACTTGATTAATTTCCTTGTAAACAGTCCAGAGGGGACCTTTTTCCTCAAATCAGTTGATGTTTCAAGTGAAATTCAGGATGCTGTTATGTTGGCAAATCTGTTTGAAAAACAGATTGATGAGATTGGAAGAGACATTGTTGTTCAG GTTGTGACAGACAATGGTGCTAATTTTAAAGCCGCGGGAGGATTATTATGTCGCCGTATTCCTACACTTTATTGGACTCCTTGTGCCGCACACTGCTTAGACCTAATGTTAGAGGATATTGCCAAGTTGAAGGAGTTTGATTCAACCATCACACATGGCAGAAATATAACCACCTTTGTGTATAGGCAAGGTCGACTCTTAAGTGCAATGAGGGAGAAGACATTAGGGATAGACCTTGTGAGAACAGCAGCTACAAGATTTGCTACGGCTTTCCTCACACTACAAAGATTTGCTATAGGTCTTAGTTTACTTTGCTTCTTATAA
- the LOC108224269 gene encoding uncharacterized protein LOC108224269 isoform X2: protein MMRRRDFHMYSALLILVLFSFTDETVTTSVTDDDIISRFQQYLKINTAHPNPKYYEAADFILSEAKALSLESQSIEFVKGKPLVILKWPGKDTTLQSILLNSHTDVVPVEDHKWVLPPFEARVENGNVYARGSQDMKCVGLQYLEAIRKLKDSGFRPLRDVYLSFVPDEEIGGHDGAEKFANSEVFERMNVGIVLDEGLPSTNEKYRVFYAERSPWWLVIKSTGAPGHGAKLYDNTAMENLFKSIESIRRFRGAQFDLVKAGLTAEGEVVSVNMVALKAGTPSPTGFVMNLQPSEAEAAFDIRVPPTADQASLERRIAEEWAPTSRNMTFEFKQKVSAYDKFGQPILTATDQSNHWWSLLEDAIAKANGKLEKPEIFPASTDARYFRDRGLPAIGFSPMANTPILLHDHNEFLNKDEYLRGIEIYESIIKVYASFGDTKDSTRDEL from the exons ATGATGAGAAGAAGAGATTTTCATATGTACTCTGCATTACTAATACTTGTGTTATTCAGTTTCACTGATGAAACAGTGACAACTTCAGTGACTGATGATGATATCATCTCAAGATTCCAACAATACCTGAAAATAAACACAGCCCATCCAAACCCCAAGTACTATGAAGCAGCTGATTTCATACTGTCTGAAGCAAAGGCTTTGTCTTTAGAATCACAGTCAATTGAGTTTGTGAAAGGGAAGCCCCTTGTTATACTCAAGTGGCCTGGAAAGGACACAACTTTACAGTCCATTCTGCTGAATTCACACACTGATGTTGTCCCTGTTGAGGACCACAAGTGGGTACTGCCCCCTTTTGAGGCCCGTGTCGAAAATGGGAATGTTTATGCTAGAGGGTCTCAGGATATGAAGTGTGTAGGGTTGCAGTACTTGGAGGCCATTAGGAAGCTTAAAGATTCGGGCTTTAGGCCTTTACGCGATGTTTATTTGTCGTTTGTGCCTGATGAGGAGATTGGAGGGCATGATGGGGCTGAAAAGTTTGCGAATTCGGAGGTTTTTGAGAGGATGAATGTGGGGATTGTGTTGGATGAGGGGTTGCCGTCGACTAATGAGAAGTATAGAGTGTTTTATGCTGAGAGGTCTCCATGGTGGCTGGTTATTAAGTCTACTGGTGCTCCTGGACATGGTGCTAAGCTTTATGATAATACTGCTATGGAGAATTTGTTTAAGAGTATTGAGAGTATTAGGAGGTTTAGAGGTGCTCAATTTGATTTGGTTAAGGCCGGGTTGACGGCTGAAGGCGAGGTTGTTTCCGTAAATATGGTAGCCCTCAAAGCTGGCACTCCGTCTCCAACT GGTTTTGTCATGAATCTCCAGCCATCTGAAGCTGAGGCTGCTTTTGATATTCGAGTGCCACCAACTGCTGATCAAGCTTCCTTGGAGAGACGAATTGCTGAAGAATGGGCGCCGACTTCACGTAACATGACATTTGAG TTTAAGCAGAAGGTTTCCGCATATGACAAGTTTGGACAACCTATCCTCACAGCTACAGATCAATCCAATCATTGGTGGTCACTATTAGAAGATGCAATCGCCAAAGCTAATGGGAAACTTGAAAAGCCCGAGATTTTTCCTGCCTCAACAGATGCTCGTTACTTTAGGGATCGAGGTTTACCAGCAATTGGCTTTTCTCCCATGGCAAACACTCCTATTCTCCTTCATGACCACAACGAG TTTCTGAACAAGGATGAATACCTGAGAGGAATCGAGATTTATGAGTCCATAATCAAAGTGTACGCATCTTTTGGTGATACAAAAGATAGCACCAGAGACGAGCTCTAA